TCTCCACGAGTGTCGTCGCGCCGTATCCGGGCGCGGCGAAGACCGTGGCCCATGGGAACAGGAAGATCGAGTCGACGGCGAAGATCACGTACAGGAAGGCGTACACGTAGTAGCGCACCTGGGTGTGGGCCCAGCCTTCCCCGACGGGGTCTACACCGCACTCGTACGTGAGCAGCTTCTCGGGGGTCGGCACCGCGGGGCGCAGCAGACGGCCCGCGCCGAAGGCCACCGCCACGAAGAGGACTCCGATGACGGCGAGCAGCCCGACGACCGAGTAGCTCTGGAAGTAGTCGGCCGCGAGTACGGTCGGTTCGGTGGGTTCCGGCACGTCCGTCCCTCGCTCCCTACCCCTGCGTTCGATGAATCGTTACGACGACCTGGTGCGATCGACGATCCTTTCGCACGGGAGTCTAGGCCCTAGTAAGGGCACGGTAAGCAGCCGTATCACGCTTTGGTCGGGGATCGGCCACCCGGAGGTCCCGCGGAAACGGCTCGACGCGGGGGATATCCCTACTCTCCAGCGGCCCACATACCCCATGGCGTGCGCGGATCCGACCCGGCAGGCTGGCACCCATGACCGTGACCAGCACTTCTCCCGGTGACAGCGCGGGCACCGGAATCGGCACCGGAATCGGCACCGGCGCAGGCGCAGGCTCCGGCACTCACGCCGGCGTCGGCGCCGCGAAGCGGGACGCGGCACCACCGCCCGCACGTCTCGCCTACGACCGGTACACCTGGAAGGAGATCGCCTATCTCCTCTCCGGTCTGCCTGCCGCCGTCATCGGATTCGTCTACACGGTGACCGTGGTCTCCGTCGGGGCGGGGCTGTTCGTCACGGTCGTCGGCCTGCCGCTGCTGGTGCTCGGTCTGGCCGGTTCCCGACTGGTGGGCAAGGGCGAGCGGGCACGGGCGCGAGCGCTGCTCGGCGTCATGGTGGACGAACCGAGCGCCATGCCGAAACGCACGGGTGACGGGCTCTTCGCCCGGCTGTGGCTGGGCCTGAAGGATCCGGTCGCCTGGCGATCGGTGCTCTACGCGGTCATCCGGCTGCCCTGGGGCATCGTCGGCTTCACCGTGGCACTGACCGGGCTCTTCGTCCTGTGGCCGGTCCTTCCTTACATCGCCAGGGGCATGACCAATGTCGACCGCGCCCTGGTCCGCGCGCTGCTCTCGCCCTCCGACGAGCTGGAGCGGCGGATCGCCGAGCTGGAGTCGGACCGGGGTGTGGTCGTGGACACCGCGGCAGCCGACCTGCGGCGCATCGAACGCGATCTGCACGACGGCGCACAAGCACGACTGGTCGCCCTCGCCATGGACCTCGGCCTCGCCAAGGAAAAACTCCACGAGGACCCCGACGCCGCGGCACACATGGTCGCCGAAGCACACGGCGAGGTGAAACTCGCCCTCCAGGAACTACGCGACCTCGCACGCGGCATCCACCCGGCCGTCCTCACCGACCGCGGACTGAACGCCGCCCTGTCCTCCCTCGCCTCCCGCTGCACCGTCCCCGTCACCGTCACCGTCGACCTCCCGACCCGCCCCGCCGAAGCAATCGAAGGCATCGCCTACTTCACCGTCTCCGAACTACTCCAGAACGTCAGCAAGCACGCCCGCGCAACCCGCGCATCCGTCGACGTCCGACGCACCCATAACCGCCTGATACTCCAGGTCAGCGACAACGGCCAAGGCGGAGCCGACATCACAGCAGGCAGCGGACTGACAGGACTCGCCGAACGCCTGGACGCAGTCGACGGAGTACTGACCACCGACTCACCCACCGGCGGCCCCACCCTCATCACCGCCCAACTCCCCTGGCGCGAGCGGGCGGCGGTCCCTCCCTCCCGGTAGGGAAAACCCCCGGGTCAAGACGGATACCGACCGCATGGTGCGGTCGGGGCACGCTCAGCAGCATGGAGTCCGTACCGCCGCCGCGGGACACGACCTGACGCAGCTGACCGGCCCGCCCGGGCAGTCCGGGCCGGGGCCGGCACGGAGCGGGCCGGCTCAGCCCAGCCCCGACCAGCTCAGCCCAGCCCCGACCAGCCCGGTGCTGTCGGCCCAGGGCAGAAACGGATGACGACGATGGCCATGGCTTATCGGACGGGACCCGACACCCCGGCGCCCCGCTCCCGTCGCCTTCCCCGACCGCTGCGCGCACCGTTCGAGGCACGCACCTGGCGCGAGTTCTGCTACGTCCTGCTGAGCCTGCCGCTGAGCGTCGTGTTCTTCGGTCTCGCCCTCGGCCTGGTCGCGGCCGGGGCCGGGCTGGTCGTCACCTTCGTCGGCATCCCCGTCCTGGCCGCCGCCCTCGCCATGTGCCGCGGCTTCGGCGCGCTCGAACGGCTGCGGGCACGCACTCTGCTCGACCTGCGTATCGGCACCCCCGCCCCGGTCCGGCCCCGCGGCGGCGGCCCCATGGCCTGGGTCGGCGCGATGCTGAAGAGCGGGGCGTCCTGGCGGCATCTTCTCTACGCGCTGGTGCACATGCCGTGGGCGGTGTTCTCGTTCGCCGTGGCCCTGCCGCTCTGGGCCACCGCCTGGACCTGCGCCACGTATCCGCTCTGGCACTGGGTGTTCCCGGCGTTCGTCGGCCTCGACGGGCTCCAGCTCTACGGGGATCGTACGCACGCCCACTACCTCGACTCACCGGCCGAGCTGACCGCCACCTCCGCGGTGGGACTGCTGCTGGTGATCGCGACCCCGTGGATCGTGCGCGGGCTCACCACCGTGGACCGGCTGCTGGTCACGGGGCTGCTGGGACCGTCCCGGCTGGAGGGACGCGTGGTGGAGCTGGAGTCGGACCGGGGTGTGGTCGTGGACACCGCGGCAGCCGACCTGCGGCGCATCGAACGCGATCTGCACGACGGCGCACAAGCACGACTGGTCGCCCTCGCCATGGACCTCGGCCTCGCCAAGGAAAAACTCCACGAGGACCCCGACGCCGCGGCACACATGGTCGCCGAAGCACACGGCGAGGTGAAACTCGCCCTCCAGGAACTACGCGACCTCGCACGCGGCATCCACCCGGCCGTCCTCACCGACCGCGGACTGAACGCCGCCCTGTCCTCCCTCGCCTCCCGCTGCACCGTCCCCGTCACCGTCACCGTCGACCTCCCGACCCGCCCCGCCGAAGCAATCGAAGGCATCGCCTACTTCACCGTCTCCGAACTACTCCAGAACGTCAGCAAGCACGCCCGCGCAACCCGCGCATCCGTCGACGTCCGACGCACCCATAACCGCCTGATACTCCAGGTCAGCGACAACGGCCAAGGCGGAGCCGACATCACAGCAGGCAGCGGACTGACAGGACTCGCCGAACGCCTGGACGCAGTCGACGGAGTACTGACCACCGACTCACCCACCGGCGGCCCCACCCTCATCACCGCCCAACTCCCCTGGCGCGCGTGATCCGCGGACGCCCCCGGGGGCATGGCTCGGCACGCATGCCTCCGAACGCATGCCCAGGAGCGCGCGGCCCGGAGCGCCTGCCCCCCGCGACGGCGCGTCGCGGGGGTCCCGCCCTCTGCCCCGCCCGGTGCGCTGCGGCGCGCCGAGCGGTTTGCCATGAGTAACGGGGCGCCGGGGACCGGATCCTGGAATGCTGGGCCCGGTGGCAACGGCCCGGACCGGATTGGACCGGATCAGATCGGTGTCCGGGCGCACGGGCGCACGGGCTCAGGCGAGACATACCGGCGATGGATACCGGCGAGACATGGGGGCACAGGGGGATGCAGGTCGTGGAGGACAGGGTGCGGATCGTGATCGCCGAGGACTCCGTGTTGCTGAGGGAGGGCCTGACCAGGCTGCTCACCGACCGCGGGCACGAGGTGGTGGCAGGCGTCGGGGACGCCGACGCGCTGCTGAAGACCATCGACGAGCTCGCGGCGCGGGACGCACTGCCCGACGCCGTGGTCGCCGACGTCCGGATGCCCCCGACCCACACGGACGAGGGGGTCCGGGCGGCCGTGCGGCTGCGCCGTGACCATCCCGGGGTCGGAGTGCTGGTGCTGTCGCAGTACGTGGAGGAGCAGTACGCCACCGAGCTGCTGGCCGGGAGCAGCCGGGGTGTGGGCTATCTGCTCAAGGACCGGGTGGCCGAGGTCAGGGAGTTCGTGGACGCCGTGGTCCGGGTGGCCGGAGGGGGCACCGCGCTCGACCCCGAGGTCGTGGCACAGCTGCTGGGCCGCAGCCGCAAGCACGACGTGCTGGCCGGGCTGACGCCCCGGGAGCGCGAGGTCCTCGGCCTGATGGCGGAAGGCCGGACGAACTCGGCGATCGCCAGGCAGCTGGTGGTGAGTGACGGAGCCGTGGAGAAGCACGTGAGCAACATCTTCCTGAAGCTCGGGCTGTCCCCAAGCCATGGTGATCACCGGCGTGTACTGGCCGTGCTGACCTATCTCGACTCCTGAGAATCTGACACCCTATCAGATAACTAGCGGAGACCCAGCGGGTGGCCCCAGCATCGACCGGGAGTGTCTGGGATCGGAAGCGTCTGAGCTCGGAAGCCTCGGCGGTACCTGAGATCGGGAGCACCTGGAGGGAAGATTCGGGGGCAAGCAGAACCATGGCAGACCAGGACATCAGGTCGTCTCAAAAAGTCGTCCAGCATATGAGCGGCCCAGGGAAGGCCACCCTTACGGACGTAGGGTTGGCCTTGGAGCGACCGGTGAGCCGGCCGCGGTCCAGCCGCCTCGAAGGAGGTCCAGTTCAGTGACCAGCCAGGTCAGTAGCCCAGCCGAGCACGCAGACGAGGACGCGGCCGGAGAGACCGTCGTCGGGGGACAGCGCAGATCCTCCGGCGGCGCAGGCGCCGATGACAGCGACGCCAAGGGCAGCAAAGACAACAGCGGCAGCGCCAACGGCAACGACGGCGACAGCAGCAGCGGCACCAAGGAGGTCCGCCGCCTGGACCGCGTGATCATCCGGTTCGCGGGGGACTCAGGTGACGGTATGCAGCTGACGGGTGACCGTTTCACGTCGGAGACGGCGTCGTTCGGAAACGACCTGTCCACACTGCCGAACTTCCCGGCTGAGATCCGGGCACCCGCCGGCACCCTGCCCGGCGTCTCCTCGTTCCAGCTGCACTTCGCCGACCACGACATCCTCACTCCGGGCGACGCACCGAACGTGCTGGTGGCGATGAACCCCGCGGCGCTCAAGGCGAACATCGGCGATGTGCCGCGCGGCGGCGAAATCATCGTCAACACGGACGAGTTCGCCAAGCGGGCCATGGCCAAGGTCGGCTACGAGACCAGCCCGCTCGAGGACGGCTCCCTCGACGCGTACAACGTCCATCCCGTCCCGCTGACGACGCTCACCGTCGAGGCGCTCAAGGTGTTCGGACTCTCCCGCAAGGAGGCCGAACGCTCCAAGAACATGTTCGCCCTGGGTCTGCTGAGCTGGATGTACCACCGGCCGACCGAGGGCACCGAGACCTTTCTGCGCAGCAAGTTCGCCAAGAAGCCGGAGATCGCCGAGGCGAACGTCGCAGCCTTCCGGGCGGGGTGGAACTTCGGCGAGACCACCGAGGACTTCGCCGTCTCCTACGAGGTCGCCCCTGCCACTCAGGCCTTCCCGACCGGCACGTACCGCAACATCTCGGGCAACCTGGCACTGTCCTACGGACTGATCGCCGCGTCTCAGCAAGCGGACCTGCCGCTCTACCTGGGCTCCTACCCGATCACCCCGGCGTCGGACATCCTGCACGAGCTCTCGAAGCACAAGAACTTCGGTGTCCGGACCTTCCAGGCCGAGGACGAGATCGCGGGCATCGGCGCGGCGCTCGGCGCCGCCTTCGGCGGCTCGCTCGCCGTGACCACGACATCCGGTCCCGGTGTGGCGCTGAAGTCCGAGACCATCGGACTTGCCGTCTCGCTGGAGCTCCCGCTGCTGATCGTGGACATCCAGCGCGGCGGCCCGTCCACCGGTCTGCCCACCAAGACCGAGCAGGCCGACCTGCTCCAGGCGATGTACGGCCGCAACGGCGAGGCACCGGTCCCGATCGTCGCCCCGAAGACCCCAGCGGACTGCTTCGACGCCGCGCTGGAGGCGGCCCGTATCGCGCTGACGTACCGCACCCCGGTGTTCCTGCTGTCCGACGGCTACCTGGCCAACGGCAGCGAGCCCTGGCGTATCCCGGACCTGGACGAACTCCCCGACCTGCGGGTCCGGTTCGCCACCGGACCCAACCACACCACCGAGGACGGCACCGACGTCTTCTGGCCGTACAAGCGCGACCCGCACACCCTGGCACGGCCCTGGGCCGTCCCCGGCACCCCCGGACTCGAACACCGGATCGGCGGCATCGAGAAGCAGGACGGCACGGGCAACATCTCGTACGACCCGGCCAACCACGACTTCATGGTCCGCATCCGGCAGTCCAAGGTCGACGGCGTCGACGTACCGGACCTCGATGTCGACGACCCGGACGGCGCCCGCACGCTGGTGCTCGGCTGGGGCTCGACGTACGGGCCGATCACCGCTGCCGTACGCAGGCTGCGCGGCGCGGGGCTGCCCATCGCACAGGCGCATCTGCGCCACCTCAACCCGTTCCCGGGGAATCTGGGGGACGTTCTGGAGCGTTACCAGAAGGTAGTGGTACCGGAGATGAACCTCGGCCAGCTCGCCGGACTGATCCGCGCGAGATACCTGGTCGACGCGCACTCCTACAACCAGGTCAACGGCATGCCGTTCAAGGCCGAGCAGCTCGCCGCGGCTCTCAAGGAGGCCATCAATGACTGAGACAGCGTCCACTCTGCTGTCGCTGGTTCCGAAGGCCGAGGCCAAGCAGTCCATGAAGGACTTCAAATCGGACCAGGAAGTCCGGTGGTGCCCCGGCTGCGGTGACTACGCGATCCTCGCGGCGGTGCAGGGCTTCATGCCCGAACTCGGGCTCGCGAAGGAGAACATCGTCTTCGTCTCCGGCATCGGCTGCTCGTCCCGCTTCCCGTACTACATGAACACCTACGGGATGCACTCCATCCACGGCCGCGCACCCGCCATCGCGACCGGGCTCGCCTCCTCACGCCGCGACCTCAGCGTCTGGGTGGTCACCGGCGACGGCGACGCGCTGTCGATCGGCGGAAACCATCTGATCCACGCGCTGCGTCGGAATGTCAACCTCAAGATCCTGCTCTTCAACAACCGGATCTACGGTCTGACCAAGGGCCAGTACAGCCCCACATCCGAGGTCGGCAAGATCACCAAGTCGACCCCGATGGGCTCGCTCGACGCGCCCTTCAACCCGGTGTCGCTGGCGATCGGGGCGGAGGCGTCCTTCGTGGCCCGCACGGTCGACTCAGACCGCAAGCACCTCACCGAGGTACTGCGCGCGGCGGCCGACCACCCGGGCACGGCCCTGGTCGAGATCTACCAGAACTGCAACATCTTCAACGACGGCGCCTTCGAAGTGCTCAAGGACAAGCAGCAGGCCGAGGAGGCGGTGATCCGCCTTGAACACGGCGAGCCCATCCGCTTCGGCAGCGAGCGCGAGAAGGGCGTCGTCCGCGATCCGGCGACCGGTGACCTGAAGGTCGTCGCGGTCACCCCGGACAACGAGGACCGGATCCTGGTGCACGACGCACACAGCGCCAGCCCGACGACCGCCTTCGCGCTGTCCCGGCTGGCCGACCCGGACACGCTGCACCACACCCCGATCGGTGTGTTCCGCAGCGTGCAGCGGCCGGTGTACGACGTGCAGATGTCGGACCAGCTCGACGCCGCGATCGAGCAGAACGGCAAGGGAGACCTGGGCGCGCTGCTCGCCGGGAACGACACCTGGACGGTCGTCGGCTGACGGCCGGGCCGGCCGAACGATGTGACCCACGGCGGCACCACGCCGCCGCGCACGCCTCAGGGGCGCCGATCCGGGAACCCGATCCCGGACCGGCGCCCTTGGCACGTGCACTCGACCGGGACGTCATGACCGTATGGCGATACGGGCATGACAGCCGACCCCGCTCGGCGCTACCTTCGAACACGCGGGTGGCACAGTGGGAGGTTCGGTGAAGGACAACGAGCAGCGGGCCGGTCTGCTGTACGGAATCGGCGCCTACGGAATGTGGGGCCTGGTCCCGCTCTTCTGGCCACTCCTGAAACCGGCCGGCGCCCTTGAGATCCTCGCCCACCGAATGACGTGGTCACTGGCGGTCGTGGCCGTCGCGCTGCTGGTGCTGAAGCGCGGACGCTGGATTCGCGAGCTTCTGGCCGATCCGCGTCGACTGGGCCTGATCACCCTGGCCGCCACCGTGATCACCGTCAACTGGGGCCTCTATATCTGGTCCGTCAACACCGGCCATGTGGTCGAGTCCTCGCTGGGCTACTTCATCAACCCGCTGGTCACCATCACCCTGGGCGTGCTACTGCTGAAGGAGCGGCTGCGCCCGGCGCAGTGGGGAGCCGTGGGTGTCGGGTTCGCGGCCGTGGTGGTGCTGGCCATCGGCTACGGTCGCCCGCCCTGGATCTCGCTGGTGCTGGCGTTCTCGTTCGCCTGCTACGGACTGCTCAAGAAGAAGGTCAACATCGGCGGCCTGGAGTCACTGGCCGCGGAGACCGCCGTGCAGTTCCTCCCCGCGCTCGGCTATCTGCTGTGGCTCGGCTCGCAGGGCTCATCCACCTTCGCCTCGGCGGGCGCGAGCCATGCCGCGCTGCTCGCGGCCACCGGGGTGGTCACCGCCGTACCGCTGGTCTGCTTCGGGGCGGCGGCGATCCGTGTCCCGCTGTCGACACTCGGACTGCTGCAGTACCTGGCACCGGTGTTCCAGTTCCTGCTGGGAGTCGTGTACTTCCACGAGGAGATGCCCGCCGAGCGCTGGACCGGCTTCGGGCTGGTCTGGCTGGCCCTCAGCATCCTCACCTGGGACGCCCTGCGCACGGCGCGCAGCACCAGGGCACGGCTCGTACGGGCGGAGCGGCTCGCACGGGCGGGCAGCCCGCCCCAGGCCGCCGCTCCGGAGGCTCCCGCCGCCCCGCTCATGGGCAAGGGCACGGGGGCGGCTCCCGTCGTCGACGTCACGCCGGCTCGGGTGCAGCGCGAGACCGCGGCGGACTGATCCCCAGCCCAGGGCCTCCTGACCCCGAGCATCCCGCGTTCGCGCTTCGAACGCCGGGTCTCGGGCGCAGGAACGGGATGCTTCGCCCGCGTCGGCCCGGCCAGGCCGGTGGAGGCATCACACGGCTGCCGTGCGCTTTCCGGCCGTTCCCGCTGTCACGGCGGTCGCCGCGCCTATAACTGGTCCCATGCCACTGCACTGGAAACTCGTCATCGACTCGAACGACCCGCTCGCCCAGGCCGACTTCTGGGCCGAAGCACTCGGCTATCTCCCGGAAGACAACAGCGCGCTCATCGAGCAGCTCCTCGCATCGGGTGCCGTACCGCCCGAACTGACCGTGGAATGGCACGGCCACCCTGCCTGGCGGGATCTGGCCGCCGTCCGTCATCCGGACGATCCCCAGGACGAGCACAGCGGAGTCGGTCTCGGCCGGCGGCTGCTGTTCCAGCGGATCCCCGAGATCAAGGCGGCAAAGAACCGCCTCCACATCGACCTGCACTCGGAGCCCGGGCAGCGGGACAGGGAGATCGCCCGGCTGGAGGCTCTGGGAGCGACCGTCGCGCACCACGTGCGGGAACAGGGGGGCAAGTGGTGTGTCATGCGGGATCCCGAAGGAAACGAATTCTGCGTTCATTAGCCCCAGCGCCACGGCCGACTCGATCGCCCGCCCAGGGAGCGGCTGCCGATCGTCCGCTGACCGGACCCGACTGACCGGTTTACGCCCTTGACGGTAAGTCAGCATCTCGCTGACCATTCCCCCCACAAACACGCACCGAGTACAGCTCCAGCACCCTGCGACACCGCCGTCGCAGGGTGTCACGCACGTTCCGTCCCATCCCCGAACGGAATCCCGGAGCCCCCACATGATTCGCTCTGTGCACAGACGTCTCGCCACAGGCACCGCGATAGGCATCGCCGGACTGCTCGCGGCGGCCGTACCGACTGCCGCTGCCACCGCCGGCACCACGAACGGCGCCGGCAGCACGGCCTCCGTCGCGGCAGTCGCCGCGCCGCCGGACATCTCTGTCACGAACGTCAAAGCACACCTCACCGACCTCCAGTCGATCGCCACCGCCAACGGCGGAAACCGCGCCCACGGCCGTTCCGGCTACAAGGCGTCGATCGACTTCGTGAAGGCCAAGCTGGACGCGGCCGGATTCACCACGACCCTCCAGCAGTTCACCTACTTCGGCTCCACCGGTTACAACCTGATAGCCGACTGGCCCGGTGGCGACAGCAACCAGGTGCTGATGGCCGGCTCCCATCTCGACTCGGTCAGCTCGGGCCCGGGCATGAACGACAACGGCTCAGGATCGGCTGCGATCCTGGAGACCGCGCTTGCCGTCTCGCGCGCCCAGTTCACCCCTGAGAAGCACCTCCGGTTCGCCTGGTGGGGTGCCGAGGAACTGGGCCTGGTCGGGTCCAAGTACTACGTCAACAGCCTTTCGTCCACGGACCGTTCCAAGGTCAAGGGCTATCTGAACTTCGACATGATCGGGTCGCCCAACCCGGGCTACTTCGTCTACGACGACGACCCGACCATCGAGCAGACCTTCAAGACCTACTTCGCCGGCATCGGAGTCCCGACCGAGATCGAGACCGAGGGCGACGGCCGCTCCGACCACGCCTCCTTCAAGAACGTGGGCATCCCGGTCGGCGGGCTGTTCACCGGCGCCAGCAACACCAAGTCCAGTGCCCAGGCCACAAAGTGGGGCGGCACGGCGGGTCAGGCATTCGACCGCTGCTACCACTCCTCCTGCGACACCACATCGAACATCAGCGACACCGCGCTCGACCGCAACAGCGACGCGATCGCCTACGCCATCTGGAACCTGTCCGCCGGGACGACCGTCCCGCCCGGTGGCGACGTCTACGAGAACACCACCGACGTCACCATCCCGGACTACGGAAGCGCGGTCACCTCGTCCGTGGCGGTCTCCGGCCGCACCGGTAACGCCCCGTCCACCCTCCAGGTCGGCGTGAACATCAAGCACACCTGGCGCGGTGACCTGGTCATCGACCTGGTGGCCCCGGACGGAAGCACGTACCGGCTGAAGAACTCCAGCGGCAGCGACTCGGCGGATGACGTCGTCGCGACCTACACGGTGAACGCGTCCAGCGAGGCCGCGAACGGCACCTGGCAGCTCAAGGTGCAGGATGTGGCCCGCTACGACACCGGCTACATCGACAGCTGGAAGCTCACTTTCTGAGCGATCCGAGCCGGCCGGCCGACGGCTGCGGGCATGACCGCGGCCACGGCGAACGCGGGGTGCCCCTGTCAGGGGCGCCCCGCACCCGTTCGTGGCGCAGCGCCTCCGCGCTACGTCACTTCGCGGCGTCGGCGGCCTTGACCAGCGCGTCCGAGGTGACCGCTCCGAGGTACACCTTGCCGTCGTCCGTCATCAGGGCATTGACCAGACGGGTCTTGAAGACCGTGCCCGTGCCGAAGTCACCCGTGACCTTGTCTCCCAGCGCGTCCAGGAACTTCGCGGCCTCCGGCGGGACATCGCCCTTGCCGCCCTTGCCCCCGTTGCCGTCCTTGAACGCGCTGGCGCCCTCCCCACCGGGAGCCTTCAACTCCGCGATGGCGGTCCAGCCCTCTCCGATGACGTTCAGCCCCTGACCGGGACCGGTGAAGTCCTCCATGCCCTCGAACTCCCCGGCGGACTTCGGGGCATCGGACTCCGCGCCCTTCCCGTGCTTTCCGGCCGCTCCGGTCTCCGCCCGGTCGGCGAGCTCATCCGCCTCGGTGACCTTCGCGCCCTTCGGCGGGGTGAAGTCGAAGACAGAGGCGGCCGGCTTGGAGAAGTCGACCTTGGTGAAGCCCGCGTCGACCGCGGCCTTGCCGCCGTCGCTCGGCAGCAGCGTGAATTTCAGCGGGACACCGTTCTGCGCGTCCACCGCGATCTTGATCGAGTCGATCGTCGAGCCACTCTGCTTGGGCTTGATGACCAGTTGGTACGCGTCGCGTCCGGCGATCCGCGCCGTGCCGTCGACGGTCACCGCCGTCGTGTCGCCCGCGAGCTTCAGCGCCTCGTCGGCCAGTTGCTTGGGGGTGGCAGGCAGCTCGTCGGAGCCCCGGTGCCCCTTGCCGCCGTCCTTGCCGGCCGCGTCGTCCTTCCCGTGCACGACCTCGTTGGCAGCGCCGTCGTACGTCCACACATCGGCGCCGTTGTGCGTGACGCTGTACTCCTCGCCACCGGACTCGAACGACATCCGCTGCCGATCAGGACCGTCGGCGGCGATCTCCACCTTGTGCGTACCCGAGGCCAGCGCCATCAGCTTGCTCGCGGTGTCCGGCGAGGCGGACGCCGAAGCCCCGCCGCCCACGGCGCCGGGCAGGAAGCCGCTCGCGAGACCGCCCAGGTCCGGGAGGCCCAGGTCGGTGGTGACCTTCACCGTCCCGGACAGCTGCTGGGTGTCCGACCCCGCGATCTTCTCGATGAGCTCCTGTGCGCTGATCTTCGGCAGATCGGGGTCTCCGACGGCGGCGAGCGCCGGGACCAGCCCGATGGTCGCCGCGGCAACGCCCGCCACCGCGACCGGGACGGCGTACCGCGCCGCCTTCCGGCGGACCGGGCCGACCTCCCCGGGCTGTTCAGTGGCCTTTGCGTTCTCGTTCGGTGCCATGGTGTGCCCTACCTCCGTGATAGCGGCGTCGTCCGTCCACACCATCTGACCAAAACGCCCGGCGAATAGCGTCAGCCCCCGGAATCAACTCCGCGTACTGCT
This DNA window, taken from Streptomyces sp. SCSIO 30461, encodes the following:
- a CDS encoding 2-oxoacid:ferredoxin oxidoreductase subunit beta; amino-acid sequence: MTETASTLLSLVPKAEAKQSMKDFKSDQEVRWCPGCGDYAILAAVQGFMPELGLAKENIVFVSGIGCSSRFPYYMNTYGMHSIHGRAPAIATGLASSRRDLSVWVVTGDGDALSIGGNHLIHALRRNVNLKILLFNNRIYGLTKGQYSPTSEVGKITKSTPMGSLDAPFNPVSLAIGAEASFVARTVDSDRKHLTEVLRAAADHPGTALVEIYQNCNIFNDGAFEVLKDKQQAEEAVIRLEHGEPIRFGSEREKGVVRDPATGDLKVVAVTPDNEDRILVHDAHSASPTTAFALSRLADPDTLHHTPIGVFRSVQRPVYDVQMSDQLDAAIEQNGKGDLGALLAGNDTWTVVG
- a CDS encoding response regulator transcription factor, yielding MQVVEDRVRIVIAEDSVLLREGLTRLLTDRGHEVVAGVGDADALLKTIDELAARDALPDAVVADVRMPPTHTDEGVRAAVRLRRDHPGVGVLVLSQYVEEQYATELLAGSSRGVGYLLKDRVAEVREFVDAVVRVAGGGTALDPEVVAQLLGRSRKHDVLAGLTPREREVLGLMAEGRTNSAIARQLVVSDGAVEKHVSNIFLKLGLSPSHGDHRRVLAVLTYLDS
- a CDS encoding sensor domain-containing protein, with product MAMAYRTGPDTPAPRSRRLPRPLRAPFEARTWREFCYVLLSLPLSVVFFGLALGLVAAGAGLVVTFVGIPVLAAALAMCRGFGALERLRARTLLDLRIGTPAPVRPRGGGPMAWVGAMLKSGASWRHLLYALVHMPWAVFSFAVALPLWATAWTCATYPLWHWVFPAFVGLDGLQLYGDRTHAHYLDSPAELTATSAVGLLLVIATPWIVRGLTTVDRLLVTGLLGPSRLEGRVVELESDRGVVVDTAAADLRRIERDLHDGAQARLVALAMDLGLAKEKLHEDPDAAAHMVAEAHGEVKLALQELRDLARGIHPAVLTDRGLNAALSSLASRCTVPVTVTVDLPTRPAEAIEGIAYFTVSELLQNVSKHARATRASVDVRRTHNRLILQVSDNGQGGADITAGSGLTGLAERLDAVDGVLTTDSPTGGPTLITAQLPWRA
- a CDS encoding VOC family protein is translated as MPLHWKLVIDSNDPLAQADFWAEALGYLPEDNSALIEQLLASGAVPPELTVEWHGHPAWRDLAAVRHPDDPQDEHSGVGLGRRLLFQRIPEIKAAKNRLHIDLHSEPGQRDREIARLEALGATVAHHVREQGGKWCVMRDPEGNEFCVH
- a CDS encoding NADH-quinone oxidoreductase subunit A, producing the protein MPEPTEPTVLAADYFQSYSVVGLLAVIGVLFVAVAFGAGRLLRPAVPTPEKLLTYECGVDPVGEGWAHTQVRYYVYAFLYVIFAVDSIFLFPWATVFAAPGYGATTLVEMFIFLGFLAVGLLYAWKKGVLTWT
- the rarD gene encoding EamA family transporter RarD, with translation MWGLVPLFWPLLKPAGALEILAHRMTWSLAVVAVALLVLKRGRWIRELLADPRRLGLITLAATVITVNWGLYIWSVNTGHVVESSLGYFINPLVTITLGVLLLKERLRPAQWGAVGVGFAAVVVLAIGYGRPPWISLVLAFSFACYGLLKKKVNIGGLESLAAETAVQFLPALGYLLWLGSQGSSTFASAGASHAALLAATGVVTAVPLVCFGAAAIRVPLSTLGLLQYLAPVFQFLLGVVYFHEEMPAERWTGFGLVWLALSILTWDALRTARSTRARLVRAERLARAGSPPQAAAPEAPAAPLMGKGTGAAPVVDVTPARVQRETAAD
- a CDS encoding sensor domain-containing protein, with product MTVTSTSPGDSAGTGIGTGIGTGAGAGSGTHAGVGAAKRDAAPPPARLAYDRYTWKEIAYLLSGLPAAVIGFVYTVTVVSVGAGLFVTVVGLPLLVLGLAGSRLVGKGERARARALLGVMVDEPSAMPKRTGDGLFARLWLGLKDPVAWRSVLYAVIRLPWGIVGFTVALTGLFVLWPVLPYIARGMTNVDRALVRALLSPSDELERRIAELESDRGVVVDTAAADLRRIERDLHDGAQARLVALAMDLGLAKEKLHEDPDAAAHMVAEAHGEVKLALQELRDLARGIHPAVLTDRGLNAALSSLASRCTVPVTVTVDLPTRPAEAIEGIAYFTVSELLQNVSKHARATRASVDVRRTHNRLILQVSDNGQGGADITAGSGLTGLAERLDAVDGVLTTDSPTGGPTLITAQLPWRERAAVPPSR
- a CDS encoding 2-oxoacid:acceptor oxidoreductase subunit alpha; this translates as MTSQVSSPAEHADEDAAGETVVGGQRRSSGGAGADDSDAKGSKDNSGSANGNDGDSSSGTKEVRRLDRVIIRFAGDSGDGMQLTGDRFTSETASFGNDLSTLPNFPAEIRAPAGTLPGVSSFQLHFADHDILTPGDAPNVLVAMNPAALKANIGDVPRGGEIIVNTDEFAKRAMAKVGYETSPLEDGSLDAYNVHPVPLTTLTVEALKVFGLSRKEAERSKNMFALGLLSWMYHRPTEGTETFLRSKFAKKPEIAEANVAAFRAGWNFGETTEDFAVSYEVAPATQAFPTGTYRNISGNLALSYGLIAASQQADLPLYLGSYPITPASDILHELSKHKNFGVRTFQAEDEIAGIGAALGAAFGGSLAVTTTSGPGVALKSETIGLAVSLELPLLIVDIQRGGPSTGLPTKTEQADLLQAMYGRNGEAPVPIVAPKTPADCFDAALEAARIALTYRTPVFLLSDGYLANGSEPWRIPDLDELPDLRVRFATGPNHTTEDGTDVFWPYKRDPHTLARPWAVPGTPGLEHRIGGIEKQDGTGNISYDPANHDFMVRIRQSKVDGVDVPDLDVDDPDGARTLVLGWGSTYGPITAAVRRLRGAGLPIAQAHLRHLNPFPGNLGDVLERYQKVVVPEMNLGQLAGLIRARYLVDAHSYNQVNGMPFKAEQLAAALKEAIND